A genome region from Dreissena polymorpha isolate Duluth1 chromosome 16, UMN_Dpol_1.0, whole genome shotgun sequence includes the following:
- the LOC127861396 gene encoding cell division cycle protein 20 homolog, whose amino-acid sequence MAIFYQFAEHHQPVLSADGCNTFSRRARTEGYDSPGQRTGSYRRVPTSPECIMDMPGLRDDFYTNLLDWSSRNMIAVALHNSTYIWNADSKVCQRVQISVPGASPAFYISSLSWDPRGRSLAIATNDGHINVCDVEKMTNSNHSQLRERCPIGAMLWTDIGIISGNRKGVIAVEDLRANHIRKCLSGSSDREVCGLSLAVETSCLASGSDDGVVNIWDLRMMQRLRSIEAHSACVKALSWCPWRQGVLATGGGTSDGHIRLWYAHSGEKLGETYTRAQVCGLVWSDEYKELLSSTGSPEPDKNDLLLWSMKNCEFEPLGRLRQHLGRPLHIAISPDKTTIASAGADESLCLWNTFPKRCRRRLWNQWDKSVFNPTRYIR is encoded by the exons ATGGCAATATTTTACCAATTCGCAGAACACCATCAACCA GTCCTTTCAGCAGACGGATGCAACACCTTTTCCAGGCGAGCCCGGACTGAGGGATACGACTCCCCGGGGCAGAGGACCGGAAGTTATCGCCGCGTGCCCACGTCGCCAGAGTGCATCATGGACATGCCCGGCCTGAGGGACGATTTCT ACACAAACCTGCTGGACTGGAGCTCTCGGAACATGATCGCCGTGGCGCTGCACAACTCCACGTACATCTGGAACGCCGACTCCAAGGTGTGCCAGCGCGTGCAGATCAGCGTGCCGGGTGCCTCCCCCGCCTTCTACATCTCCTCGCTCAGCTGGGACCCCCGGGGCCGCTCCCTCGCCATCGCCACCAACGACGGACACATTAAT GTGTGTGACGTAGAAAAGATGACGAACAGCAACCATTCACAGCTACGCGAGCGGTGTCCAATAGGAGCCATGTTGTGGACTGACATAGGAATCATCAG TGGCAACCGGAAAGGTGTTATCGCTGTGGAGGACCTAAGAGCAAACCACATCCGGAAATGTCTGTCCGGAAGTAGCGATCGTGAAGTGTGTGGACTGTCGCTGGCGGTGGAAACTTCATGCCTCGCTTCCGGTTCGGACGACGGTGTCGTCAATATTTGGGACCTACGAATGATGCAGCGGTTACGTTCCATCGAGGCGCATAGCGCATGCGTTAAG GCATTGTCATGGTGCCCATGGCGTCAAGGTGTCCTAGCAACCGGAGGCGGAACCAGTGACGGTCACATTCGGTTGTGGTACGCGCATTCTGGCGAGAAGCTGGGGGAGACATACACACGTGCTCAG GTATGTGGCCTGGTTTGGTCGGACGAGTACAAGGAGCTGTTGTCCTCAACGGGGTCGCCCGAACCAGACAAGAACGACCTCCTGCTCTGGTCTATGAAGAACTGCGAGTTTGAACCCCTTGGGAGACTCCGGCAGCATCTGGGCCGACCCCTGCACATCGCTATCAGTCCCGACAAGACCACCATAG CGTCTGCTGGAGCCGACGAATCATTATGCCTGTGGAACACTTTCCCAAAGCGGTGTCGACGCAGACTCTGGAACCAGTGGGACAAGTCCGTCTTCAACCCTACACGTTACATCCGGTGA